The Brevibacillus brevis genome contains a region encoding:
- a CDS encoding metal-dependent hydrolase yields the protein MDTATHFAMGFGLAGLAYLDPVVASTPSLAVAVMVGTVIGSQAPDLDGLVRLRGTAAYIRNHRGVSHSVPALFLWTGAIFVLIQAMMPQPHWLHLLGWIFLAVCLHVFVDLFNSYGTKGLYPFRDKWVALNAIFIFDPFIFAAHLVGFMLWAAGAHPGHVFLWIYVIIAGYYYWRCQAQRRTTELVRQRIGKTGTFTIIPTLSWTYWTFVAKTDQHWYVGEVISGDVVILDTFSIKPENERIAAAKKSYKVQSFLAFTHHVHVETKERSFGYEVKWIDLRYRSRFQGKSHYMFVAVVYLDFDLTIRDSFVGWIHRGEEQLTKKLDSKRS from the coding sequence ATGGATACAGCCACACATTTTGCCATGGGCTTTGGATTGGCCGGGCTCGCCTATCTTGATCCTGTCGTAGCTTCTACTCCGTCACTTGCAGTAGCCGTCATGGTTGGAACGGTCATTGGCTCGCAGGCGCCTGATTTGGATGGCTTAGTCCGCCTTCGTGGTACCGCTGCCTACATTCGCAATCACCGAGGCGTTTCTCACTCGGTTCCCGCTTTATTTCTGTGGACTGGAGCCATTTTTGTACTCATTCAGGCCATGATGCCACAGCCCCATTGGCTGCATTTGCTCGGCTGGATATTCCTGGCCGTCTGTTTGCACGTATTCGTTGACTTGTTTAATTCCTATGGCACAAAGGGCCTGTACCCGTTTCGCGACAAATGGGTGGCGCTCAACGCCATTTTCATTTTCGATCCGTTCATTTTCGCTGCCCATCTCGTCGGCTTTATGCTATGGGCGGCAGGTGCGCATCCTGGACACGTCTTTTTATGGATATACGTGATCATTGCCGGATACTACTACTGGCGTTGTCAGGCGCAAAGACGCACGACCGAGCTGGTTCGTCAGCGAATCGGCAAAACTGGTACCTTCACCATCATCCCTACTCTTTCCTGGACGTATTGGACCTTCGTCGCCAAGACAGACCAGCATTGGTATGTAGGTGAAGTCATTTCGGGGGACGTCGTCATCTTGGACACCTTCTCCATCAAACCGGAAAATGAGCGGATTGCGGCAGCCAAGAAAAGTTACAAAGTCCAGTCCTTCCTGGCTTTTACCCATCATGTGCATGTAGAAACCAAAGAGCGCTCCTTTGGCTATGAGGTCAAATGGATTGATCTGCGCTACCGATCCCGTTTTCAAGGGAAAAGTCACTACATGTTCGTCGCCGTGGTCTACCTCGATTTTGATCTGACCATCCGCGATTCCTTCGTCGGCTGGATCCACCGCGGAGAAGAACAGCTTACCAAAAAATTGGATTCAAAACGCTCGTAA
- a CDS encoding pyridoxamine 5'-phosphate oxidase family protein — MIPIRYSKRTITDQEQIDQFLQVAKVGHLGLSNEIEPYILPLNFAWWNGCIYFHGADSGRKIEMINGNNRVCFSVCEEYGTIASPVPAHIDTAYMSVFIAGTIERVSEPEEMRDAMQSMIDKYVPGYYSEPLPLQHVIKYRSSMGSTTAIFRITPTVLTAKGNPLSEEKQFYPGRKVEMDV, encoded by the coding sequence ATGATTCCAATTCGTTATTCCAAGCGTACTATTACTGATCAGGAGCAAATTGACCAGTTTTTGCAAGTAGCAAAGGTCGGCCATCTCGGATTGTCCAATGAAATCGAGCCGTACATCCTGCCTTTGAACTTTGCTTGGTGGAATGGCTGTATTTATTTTCATGGCGCGGATTCTGGCAGAAAAATCGAGATGATTAATGGCAATAACCGCGTATGTTTCAGTGTTTGCGAGGAGTACGGCACAATCGCCTCACCTGTGCCTGCCCATATCGATACGGCTTACATGAGTGTGTTTATCGCCGGGACAATTGAGCGTGTTTCTGAACCTGAGGAGATGCGCGATGCGATGCAATCCATGATCGACAAGTACGTACCCGGCTACTATTCAGAACCGTTGCCTTTACAGCACGTCATCAAGTATCGTTCTTCGATGGGCAGTACAACCGCCATCTTCCGGATTACGCCTACTGTGCTGACCGCCAAAGGTAATCCACTTTCCGAAGAGAAGCAGTTCTACCCTGGAAGAAAAGTGGAGATGGACGTATAA
- a CDS encoding carboxymuconolactone decarboxylase family protein, whose product MKARFNHRTTNPEAYQTMLKLEKFVNESGLDKKLIELIKIRASQINGCAFCMDMHTQDARKLGETEQRIYLLSVWRESAVYTEAERAVLALTEAVTVITANGVSEELYQQVREHFDENQYVALIMAINTINSWNRLAISTGMSAPFSM is encoded by the coding sequence ATGAAAGCTAGATTCAATCATCGTACAACAAATCCCGAAGCGTATCAGACCATGCTCAAGCTGGAAAAATTCGTGAATGAGAGCGGCTTGGACAAAAAACTGATTGAGCTGATCAAAATTCGTGCTTCCCAAATCAACGGCTGCGCTTTTTGCATGGATATGCATACGCAAGATGCGCGCAAGCTCGGTGAGACAGAGCAACGCATTTATTTGCTCAGCGTTTGGAGAGAATCCGCGGTTTACACTGAGGCAGAGAGGGCTGTCCTTGCTCTTACTGAGGCTGTCACTGTTATTACGGCTAACGGTGTTTCTGAAGAGCTCTACCAGCAGGTCCGCGAGCATTTTGACGAGAACCAGTATGTTGCCTTGATTATGGCGATCAATACCATCAACAGCTGGAACAGACTCGCGATTTCGACAGGAATGAGCGCTCCATTCTCTATGTAA
- the sigJ gene encoding RNA polymerase sigma factor SigJ, protein MTVHMEDVYREYKSLLFSLAYRMTGSVTEAEDIVQDTFLALAGTDIQDIHHVKSYLCKAVTNRCLDLLKSARWKREQYVGEWLPEPMLDASETNDPLQTVIAEEAVSYGLLVLLENLSSTLRAVFVLRTALDYEYSEIAAMLEMTEVNCRKKFSLARKKLAEAGYQAIVPQSNRTSSLVEKLMQAISKSDAESLIGLLTKDAVFVSDGGGKVRAAIHPIFSDERITAFWMGVWPRWASHATMQIRSINGQDGIAVYSEGHLKMIIQITMNEEEDRIARLYMMVNPEKLNHLQKENG, encoded by the coding sequence ATGACAGTGCACATGGAGGATGTTTATCGGGAGTATAAATCATTACTGTTTTCCCTTGCGTACCGGATGACTGGCTCGGTAACGGAAGCGGAGGACATTGTTCAGGATACGTTTCTTGCGTTGGCAGGTACCGACATCCAAGACATTCACCATGTAAAAAGCTATCTGTGCAAAGCTGTGACCAATCGCTGTCTGGACTTATTAAAATCAGCCCGTTGGAAGCGGGAGCAGTATGTAGGCGAATGGTTGCCGGAGCCGATGCTGGACGCTTCGGAAACCAATGATCCCTTGCAAACTGTGATTGCCGAAGAAGCAGTCTCGTATGGCTTGCTTGTTCTCTTGGAGAATCTATCGTCGACGCTACGGGCCGTTTTTGTGCTCCGAACGGCACTTGACTACGAATACAGCGAAATTGCCGCGATGCTCGAAATGACCGAAGTAAATTGCCGCAAGAAGTTTAGCCTTGCGAGAAAAAAGCTGGCTGAAGCAGGATATCAGGCGATCGTCCCTCAGTCGAATCGGACTTCGAGCTTGGTAGAAAAGCTGATGCAAGCCATCTCCAAGTCAGATGCGGAGTCGTTGATCGGACTTTTGACAAAAGATGCTGTGTTTGTCAGCGATGGTGGCGGGAAAGTCCGGGCAGCTATTCATCCGATCTTCTCAGACGAGCGGATTACTGCCTTCTGGATGGGGGTATGGCCGAGGTGGGCTTCTCATGCTACCATGCAGATTCGCTCGATCAATGGCCAAGATGGAATCGCCGTCTACTCCGAAGGTCATCTGAAAATGATCATCCAGATCACAATGAATGAAGAAGAAGATCGCATTGCACGCTTGTACATGATGGTCAATCCAGAAAAGCTAAACCATTTGCAAAAAGAAAATGGATGA
- a CDS encoding dioxygenase family protein has translation MMPSFFIAHGAPLLAIENNAYTEALNQLPSLLPRKPRAIVIISAHWEAHDQMVGTMDTFPTIHDFGGFPQALYEIEYPAKGEREVADETIRLLQEAGIPVALNTTRGLDHGHWVVLRHIYPDADIPVVALSVNPNLTVTEQYQIGKALSPLRAKDVLILGSGGTVHNFSYMNLRESDSATFEWAEQFEDWLQTTLTDWNVEDLANYRELAPHAEKAVPAYGTEHFVPLVYVMGAADDERTAKRLHMSIRYGSLSHTLWQFGDAK, from the coding sequence ATGATGCCGTCTTTTTTCATTGCACATGGTGCCCCGTTGCTTGCCATAGAAAACAATGCCTATACAGAAGCACTGAACCAATTGCCTAGCCTGCTCCCGCGCAAGCCGCGTGCTATCGTCATAATTTCCGCTCACTGGGAAGCACATGATCAAATGGTGGGAACAATGGACACCTTCCCGACCATTCACGACTTTGGCGGTTTCCCGCAAGCATTATACGAAATCGAGTACCCGGCAAAAGGAGAGCGTGAAGTAGCGGATGAGACAATCCGACTTCTTCAAGAAGCTGGTATTCCTGTCGCTTTGAACACGACAAGAGGCTTGGACCATGGACACTGGGTTGTCTTGCGCCATATTTATCCGGATGCCGATATTCCTGTTGTTGCCTTGTCGGTTAATCCGAACCTGACTGTGACAGAGCAATATCAGATCGGCAAAGCACTGAGCCCGCTCCGCGCAAAAGACGTTCTGATCCTCGGCAGTGGCGGAACCGTCCATAATTTTTCCTATATGAACCTGAGAGAGTCCGATAGTGCTACTTTTGAGTGGGCGGAGCAATTCGAAGACTGGCTGCAAACAACATTGACAGACTGGAATGTCGAGGATCTCGCCAATTATCGCGAGCTTGCTCCGCATGCTGAAAAAGCTGTTCCCGCGTATGGAACCGAGCATTTTGTTCCGCTTGTGTACGTCATGGGAGCTGCCGACGATGAACGTACAGCGAAGCGCCTGCATATGAGCATCCGCTATGGAAGTCTCAGTCACACCCTTTGGCAGTTTGGTGATGCGAAATAA
- a CDS encoding superoxide dismutase, whose amino-acid sequence MAHQLPALPYAHNALEPHIDAQTMEIHHGRHHATYVNNLNAALEAHADLQGKSIEELISNLDALPESIRTAVRNNGGGHANHTLFWEIMSPNGGGAPTGELADAINAAFGSFDNFKAEFAKAATTRFGSGWAWLTAEGGKVAISSTPNQDSPIMEGKTPILGLDVWEHAYYLNYQNKRPDYIGAFWNVVNWDEVSKRFAAAK is encoded by the coding sequence ATGGCACATCAACTTCCTGCATTGCCTTATGCACACAACGCTTTGGAACCACATATCGACGCGCAAACCATGGAGATCCATCACGGACGCCACCATGCTACTTATGTTAACAACCTGAATGCAGCACTGGAAGCACACGCTGACCTGCAAGGTAAAAGCATTGAAGAGCTGATCAGCAATCTGGATGCTCTGCCTGAGTCCATCCGCACTGCTGTTCGCAACAACGGTGGAGGCCATGCTAACCACACACTGTTCTGGGAAATCATGAGCCCGAATGGCGGCGGCGCACCAACTGGTGAACTGGCTGACGCAATCAATGCGGCTTTCGGAAGCTTTGACAACTTCAAAGCAGAATTCGCAAAAGCAGCTACTACTCGTTTCGGTTCCGGATGGGCTTGGCTGACTGCAGAAGGCGGAAAAGTAGCAATCAGCTCTACTCCTAACCAAGACAGCCCAATCATGGAAGGTAAAACACCTATCCTTGGTCTGGACGTTTGGGAGCATGCTTACTACCTGAACTACCAAAACAAACGCCCTGACTACATCGGCGCGTTCTGGAACGTTGTAAACTGGGATGAAGTTAGCAAGCGTTTCGCAGCAGCGAAGTAA
- a CDS encoding sulfite exporter TauE/SafE family protein, whose protein sequence is MEMDLSTIVLLAVFGFIAAFIDSTVGGGGLISLPALLGLGMPPYLALGTNKLAGTISSATSSYTFIKSGKFDKKLMLILFPVSLIGAYFGAKTVLFVPQEFLKVLVVIMMALIFVYTLFNKRFGQDSNYKGLTKFTLGIGIPFTFLIGFYDGFFGPGTGSFFVFLMVLLFGYDFVIAAGNGRILNLASNISALFVFTMEGKVVFMTGLIMGIAMLLGANLGAKMAIKTGVRYVRPLFLVVSITLIVKMVYELIFTA, encoded by the coding sequence GTGGAAATGGACTTATCAACGATCGTACTTCTCGCCGTCTTTGGATTCATTGCAGCATTCATCGACAGTACTGTTGGTGGAGGCGGACTCATCTCCCTCCCCGCCCTGCTCGGTCTAGGAATGCCACCGTACCTTGCTCTTGGCACGAACAAATTGGCTGGCACCATTTCATCTGCCACCAGCTCCTACACCTTTATCAAGAGCGGTAAATTTGACAAGAAGCTTATGCTGATTTTATTTCCCGTCTCGCTGATCGGCGCCTATTTCGGAGCGAAAACAGTTCTGTTCGTTCCCCAGGAGTTTTTGAAGGTCCTTGTCGTTATTATGATGGCACTCATTTTTGTTTACACCCTTTTCAACAAACGTTTCGGTCAAGACTCCAACTACAAAGGGCTGACCAAATTTACGCTCGGCATCGGGATTCCTTTTACCTTTTTAATCGGATTTTACGATGGATTTTTCGGGCCCGGAACCGGTTCGTTCTTTGTTTTTCTGATGGTGCTTTTGTTTGGCTATGATTTTGTAATTGCAGCCGGCAATGGCCGAATTTTGAATCTGGCCAGTAACATTTCTGCGCTTTTTGTCTTCACAATGGAGGGCAAGGTCGTCTTCATGACTGGTCTCATCATGGGGATAGCGATGCTGTTGGGTGCTAACCTTGGTGCCAAAATGGCCATCAAAACAGGGGTACGTTATGTCCGTCCATTGTTCTTGGTCGTATCCATTACTTTGATCGTGAAGATGGTGTATGAGTTGATTTTTACTGCTTGA
- a CDS encoding 2-isopropylmalate synthase yields the protein MTKRIHIFDTTLRDGEQAPGASLSPEQKIVIAKHLADLGVDIIEPGFPISSPGDFMAVQRISQEVHGVEICGFARAVKEDIDAAVRATQAAERRRLHMFLSSSSIHLDFQLRKSREQVIKIAREMIAYGKQFVDRIEFSPMDATRTGDEFLFEMIEAAIEEGATIINIPDTVGYALPEEYGAMFTRVMKNVRGSDKVEFSAHCHNDLGLAVANSLAAIRAGVTQVEVTVNGVGERAGNCSLEELVMAIETRKEALDAETGIRPEHIYTTSQKVSRAMSFPIAFNKPIVGRNAFQHEAGIHQDGLLKERSTYEIMDPESLGVPRNMIILGKHSGRHAIKHRVNEFGVQLTDEQMETLYFQFKELADKQKVVQDHQLLELVGHTVNAVLEPFTLVNAQVLTGTSGHRMASCTITNNATGEEQAYSGTGEGPVEALVAGIKQALPFDVEFTDMELYSLSSGEHATGEAIVTVSANGSHFKGVAEHRDVLMAVAQAFMAASNQAVRDHQTKVVAAGAN from the coding sequence ATGACAAAACGAATCCATATTTTTGATACGACACTGCGTGACGGAGAGCAAGCGCCTGGAGCGTCTCTTTCTCCAGAGCAAAAAATCGTCATTGCCAAGCATTTGGCAGACCTCGGCGTAGATATCATTGAACCGGGCTTCCCAATCTCCAGCCCTGGTGACTTCATGGCGGTGCAACGTATTTCGCAAGAGGTGCACGGCGTGGAGATTTGTGGCTTTGCTCGTGCGGTGAAAGAGGACATCGACGCTGCCGTTCGGGCTACACAAGCGGCAGAGCGACGCAGACTTCACATGTTCCTGTCATCCTCCAGCATTCATCTGGACTTCCAGCTCCGCAAGTCGAGAGAGCAGGTGATTAAGATCGCCCGCGAAATGATTGCGTACGGCAAACAGTTTGTGGACCGGATTGAATTTTCGCCGATGGATGCGACTCGTACAGGTGATGAGTTCCTGTTTGAGATGATCGAGGCGGCTATTGAAGAAGGGGCAACGATTATCAACATCCCTGATACGGTAGGGTACGCACTGCCAGAAGAGTATGGGGCCATGTTCACTCGTGTCATGAAAAACGTTCGTGGCAGCGACAAGGTAGAGTTCAGTGCACACTGCCACAATGACCTGGGACTCGCGGTTGCAAACAGTTTGGCTGCGATTCGTGCTGGGGTCACCCAAGTCGAGGTAACGGTCAACGGGGTCGGTGAGCGAGCAGGGAACTGCTCCTTGGAAGAGCTGGTTATGGCAATTGAGACGCGCAAAGAAGCACTGGATGCTGAGACTGGCATCAGACCGGAGCACATTTACACCACTTCACAAAAGGTGAGCCGTGCCATGAGCTTCCCGATTGCTTTCAACAAACCAATTGTCGGTCGCAATGCCTTTCAGCACGAAGCGGGAATTCATCAGGACGGTCTCTTAAAAGAGCGCAGCACCTACGAAATCATGGACCCGGAGAGCTTGGGCGTGCCTCGCAACATGATCATTCTCGGAAAGCACTCCGGCCGCCATGCCATTAAGCACCGCGTAAACGAATTCGGGGTACAGCTGACCGATGAGCAGATGGAGACACTGTACTTCCAATTTAAAGAGCTGGCTGACAAGCAAAAAGTTGTCCAAGATCATCAGCTGCTTGAGCTGGTGGGACATACCGTGAACGCGGTACTGGAGCCATTCACACTGGTCAATGCACAAGTGCTCACCGGCACATCCGGACATCGTATGGCTTCCTGCACGATTACGAACAATGCGACAGGAGAAGAACAAGCATACTCTGGCACCGGAGAGGGACCTGTTGAGGCATTGGTGGCAGGTATCAAACAGGCACTGCCGTTCGACGTGGAGTTTACGGACATGGAGCTGTATTCATTGTCGTCGGGAGAGCATGCGACAGGCGAAGCGATCGTGACGGTCAGCGCAAACGGAAGTCATTTCAAAGGAGTTGCCGAGCATCGGGATGTACTGATGGCGGTCGCACAGGCGTTTATGGCGGCGAGCAATCAGGCGGTGCGTGATCATCAAACCAAAGTTGTTGCAGCAGGGGCTAACTAG